A window of Acropora muricata isolate sample 2 chromosome 3, ASM3666990v1, whole genome shotgun sequence contains these coding sequences:
- the LOC136912213 gene encoding somatostatin receptor type 5-like yields the protein MSQKVTDAESMSPTDLTKLTFEVLIALVGVVGNVTVVLIVSRFGKKRQPGDVYLQHLATADLGILLLAFPILAITKHYASDWSLGEFTCRYLYPIPETFYGASAWLIAVIAIERYRKVMIGKPVTSTGNKALLRRARVFAASVWMVSFLIFSLPLYFLVSYDEPTRSCNLVWPSWDDNNVLETIFTGILTFLYYILPLIVVCSTYLAISRALNPSNEVFKVEKRHDEMTEESRRRITLAKIESIRVYHNKRAKKILTPLVVVFAVTMLPHSILRLTTVMCEEISTQDYYQNLLYIISLFVLLNSSAKPIIYSVVSREFRRGMIHLRIKRFQSSNSYNLAERVRAHR from the coding sequence ATGAGTCAGAAAGTGACTGATGCTGAAAGCATGTCTCCGACAGATCTCACCAAGCTAACGTTTGAAGTGCTCATAGCTTTGGTAGGTGTCGTTGGAAATGTAACGGTCGTTCTAATCGTGAGTAGATTTGGTAAAAAGAGACAACCAGGTGATGTTTACTTGCAGCATTTAGCCACAGCGGACTTAGGCATTTTGCTACTGGCATTTCCAATTCTCGCGATTACAAAACATTATGCATCTGACTGGTCACTGGGAGAGTTCACTTGTCGTTATCTCTACCCGATCCCGGAGACGTTCTATGGCGCATCGGCTTGGCTTATTGCAGTCATAGCTATCGAGCGGTATCGGAAAGTCATGATAGGAAAGCCTGTCACTTCAACGGGAAACAAGGCATTACTGCGACGAGCCAGAGTTTTTGCTGCATCTGTGTGGATGGTATCGTTTCTGATCTTCTCTTTGCCGCTATATTTCCTGGTTTCATATGACGAGCCTACAAGATCGTGTAACCTAGTTTGGCCTTCATGGGATGATAATAATGTCTTAGAGACAATCTTTACCGGGATTTTGACTTTCTTATACTATATCCTTCCCTTGATCGTCGTTTGCTCCACGTATCTCGCCATTTCGCGAGCATTAAATCCAAGCAATGAAGTTTTCAAGGTAGAAAAACGACATGATGAGATGACAGAGGAAAGTAGACGTCGCATTACTTTGGCCAAGATCGAAAGCATCCGCGTCTATCACAACAAAAGGGCCAAGAAAATCCTAACTCCTCTTGTAGTGGTCTTCGCAGTCACAATGCTTCCACATTCAATCCTTCGCCTTACAACAGTTATGTGTGAAGAAATATCCACCCAAGATTATTATCAAAACCTATTATACATCATATCGCTGTTCGTCTTGCTAAATTCGTCGGCAAAGCCTATAATATATTCGGTTGTCAGTCGAGAATTCCGACGGGGAATGATTCACTTACGCATCAAACGTTTTCAATCATCGAATTCATACAATCTTGCCGAGAGGGTCCGAGCGCATCGGTGA
- the LOC136912179 gene encoding ribonucleases P/MRP protein subunit POP1-like gives MASGDSSRNVADSKAGRKRKRPCIPGFTSSVKSTPSIFSQAPRGINVAEFAEARALEISNMVEALKAADRSSGKRLFQTLPRHMRRRSVSFNLKRMPVRLRYRASLEMNNATPSGEATKKKSRRTRRKPRNLLEEYNRRQRKHVWLETHIWHAKRMKMVDAWGYRLADHPTDKGFRACYRAMKNHCFLQDISYYGCIEVCGAQGKIIQAMNHLTKQDAGLTVGAKCYLNGTRQGHVVLYQPGQYPYGALAPVSFLWRQQKTTETCTSTDTEREQQNVDNCSATTKPNAKTNQEIGKGGENSQLWVWTHPAGFKLVFDAIAEACSHVGKTSVTRDCKLIVASKSDAVDKTDVSECHGEGNLQNPTAGGIEQDELSVASRRFDLVRFRLTGPQSHALLASTFTVSAKVDPSDKVNEKSSKRRRGKKDKSKPSSSNWWWDDKVGAANALWENLRQVSSPSVLPRECVIGLTVMDPRLDLPLKKMSVSEATEGDNSEKEISHLDVPEMMTTQESLLDILTNWPTNVAGSLVWDEQVRRKVKETKITEHELNRKRSELLLPGSRLTLSENETSHIPLLLVQQPGCLARGGYGVVIPGFGSGWDIIMPSGWAMSFWVALVYRGARTGGLQEAQTIALERGVPFFPNDFPDTPAGEEYLAKIKKDGEVEYKKRPPAKRPNYSKLGNEFPFSPPWKLLVEEWSSTEPESGKKRKNTKQRTEANTTSHSPSANVVENESSQVAGPVVSSQALCVLRSLSNLTILRNFATRYQQKGGGKQHKINDKLRESSDDAELMSIVKSNPNSLVFVFLRMVGRSVPEPNSAVAIPSDEDSSAFEASNTFAGPVEPRHTCSNAKSRKTLRNSCTKEIMGFVSSGHYSLSRGYGVGVAFCTLPGLVKLLSCSRSKAGPVVLVRSPGTQQYRIAFLSIL, from the exons ATGGCGTCCGGAGATTCTTCGAGAAATGTAGCTGATAGTAAGGCTggtcgaaaaagaaaaaggcccTGCATTCCTGGATTCACATCGTCCGTAAAGTCTACGCCTTCTATTTTTTCGCAAGCACCAAGAGGAATTAATGTCGCCGAGTTCGCCGAAGCCCGAGCTCTGGAAATTAGCAACATGGTGGAAGCTCTGAAGGCGGCCGACAGATCCAGCGGCAAACGATTGTTCCAAACACTTCCAAGGCACATGAGGAGAAGATCTGTGAGCTTCAATTTGAAAAGAATGCCTGTTCGACTTCGATACAGAGCATCGTTGGAG ATGAACAATGCTACCCCATCTGGTGAAGCCACAAAGAAGAAAAGTAGACGCACCCGACGTAAGCCAAGAAATTTGCTTGAAGAGTATAATCGTCGACAGCGTAAGCATGTTTGGTTAGAGACCCATATTTGGCATGCCAAGAGAATGAAAATGGTTGATGCTTGGGGTTACAGGCTGGCTGATCATCCAACTGACAAAGGGTTTAGAGCATGCTACAGAGCCATGAAGAACCACTGCTTTTTACAG GACATTTCTTATTATGGTTGCATTGAAGTTTGTGGGGCTCAGGGCAAAATCATTCAAGCTATGAATCATTTGACCAAGCAAGATGCAG GGCTAACAGTAGGCGCCAAATGCTACTTAAATGGTACACGACAGGGACACGTTGTATTGTACCAACCAGGGCAATACCCCTATGGAGCCCTTGCCCCTGTTTCCTTTCTTTGGcgacaacaaaaaacaacagaaacgtGTACCTCGACTGATACAGAGAGAGAACAACAAAATGTTGATAACTGCTCGGCCACCACAAAGCCGAATGCAAAGACCAATCAAGAAATTGGTAAAGGAGGTGAGAATTCTCAACTCTGGGTCTGGACTCACCCTGCTGGCTTCAAGTTAGTCTTTGATGCTATCGCTGAAGCTTGTAGTCATGTTGGAAAGACATCAGTGACAAGGGATTGTAAACTTATTGTCGCGTCGAAAAGTGATGCAGTTGATAAGACAGATGTATCTGAGTGTCATGGAGAGGGCAACCTGCAAAATCCAACGGCTGGCGGCATTGAACAGGATGAGTTATCCGTTGCTTCCCGAAGATTTGATTTGGTGAGGTTTCGTCTCACAGGTCCTCAATCACATGCTCTTCTTGCGAGCACTTTTACTGTGTCGGCAAAAGTTGACCCCTCTGACAAAGTAAACGAGAAGTCCTCAAAACGCCGTCGAGGGAAAAAGGACAAAAGTAAACCGTCTTCCTCCAATTGGTGGTGGGATGACAAGGTTGGAGCCGCAAATGCATTGTGGGAAAACTTAAGGCAGGTCAGCTCTCCCTCAGTCCTCCCTCGTGAGTGTGTTATTGGCCTCACTGTGATGGATCCTCGTCTCGACTTGCCTTTGAAGAAAATGAGCGTTTCGGAAGCAACGGAAGGAGATAATTCTG AAAAAGAAATCAGCCACCTGGATGTACCTGAAATGATGACAACTCAGGAATCACTTTTAGATATCTTGACCAACTGGCCAACAAATGTTGCAGGTTCGCTTGTCTGGGATGAGCAAGTTCGCCGCAAAGTAAAAGAAACGAAAATCACAGAACACGAGTTGAACCGAAAGCGGTCTGAGCTCCTGTTGCCAGGCTCTCGACTGACGTTGAGTGAGAACGAGACATCCCATATTCCCTTGCTGCTAGTTCAGCAGCCTGGGTGCCTTG CCCGTGGTGGATATGGCGTCGTCATTCCTGGATTCGGGAGTGGTTGGGACATCATTATGCCGTCGGGATGGGCCATGTCTTTCTGGGTGGCTCTTGTCTACCGAGGGGCAAGAACGGGCGGTCTACAGGAGGCTCAAACTATAGCTCTTGAGCGAGGGGTTCCTTTCTTTCCAAATGACTTTCCAGATACCCCAGCGGGTGAGGAGTACCTTGCTAAGATAAAGAAAGATGGTGAAGTCGAGTACAAGAAACGCCCGCCTGCGAAAAGGCCGAACTATAGCAAATTAGGCAACGAATTTCCCTTCAGTCCACCTTGGAAACTGCTTGTTGAGGAGTGGAGCTCCACTGAACCAGAGTCTGGTAAAAAGCGTAAAAATACGAAGCAAAGAACTGAAGCCAATACTACTAGTCACTCTCCCTCGGCCAATGTTGTTGAGAATGAATCCTCTCAGGTAGCCGGCCCCGTGGTGTCGTCCCAAGCTCTTTGCGTTTTAAGATCACTCTCAAATCTTACAATTTTACGTAACTTTGCTACGCGATATCAACAGAAGGGAGGTGGGAAAcagcacaaaattaatgacaaactTCGTGAATCGTCAGACGATGCGGAATtaatgtccatagtgaaaagcAACCCGAACTctcttgtttttgtgtttttgcgcATGGTCGGCCGAAGTGTTCCCGAACCCAATTCCGCGGTAGCGATTCCGTCAGATGAGGACAGCTCAGCATTTGAGGCAAGCAATACTTTTGCCGGACCCGTTGAACCGCGGCACACGTGCTCAAATGCTAAGTCTCGCAAGACTTTAAGGAATTCATGCACAAAGGAAATTATGGGGTTTGTTTCTTCTGGTCATTACTCTCTTTCCCGTGGTTATGGGGTTGGAGTAGCATTTTGTACTCTACCGGGTCTGGTTAAATTATTGTCGTGTTCCCGTTCCAAAGCAGGTCCCGTTGTGTTGGTGCGAAGTCCTGGTACTCAACAATACAGAATTGCGTTTTTGAGCATATTGTAA
- the LOC136912237 gene encoding acyl-protein thioesterase 2-like, with protein sequence MYSGFMRKRLPAIYSSFPSVYRFVSLCYTWGNAMSSLQSVPPVTVEATSKHTASLIFLHGLGDTGHGWSEGFSSLKGLQHVKFICPNAPVSPVTLNGGFRMPSWFDILTLNMPGPEDEEGIKRAAGQIQSLIDEEIKSGIPSERIVLGGFSQGGALAVYTALTMEKTLGGILLLSSWLPIYKSFPACIKGNSKTPILQCHGKLDPIVAFRFGEMTRDVLKSFCSKSEFKSYADMAHSSSPEEMADVNKWLTGRVPPTN encoded by the exons ATGTATTCGGGTTTTATGCGAAAAAGATTGCCAGCGATTTACAGCTCGTTCCCTTCCGTGTACCGCTTTGTTTCGTTGTGTTATACTTGGGGCAATGCGATGTCGAGCTTACAATCTGTCCCACCTGTTACAGTAGAGGCAACTTCAAAGCATACGGCTTCC TTGATATTTCTTCATGGCCTTGGAGACACTGG ACATGGATGGAGTGAAGGTTTCAGTTCCCTGAAAGGATTACAACacgtgaaatttatttgtccAAACGC ACCTGTCAGCCCAGTTACGCTGAATGGAGGTTTCAGAATGCCTTCATG GTTTGACATTTTAACGCTAAATATGCCAGGACCAGAGGATGAAGAAGGAATAAAGAGGGCAGCTGGCCAAA TACAGTCTTTGATAGATGAAGAGATAAAAAGTGGGATACCTTCAGAGAGAATTGTTCTAG GTGGATTTTCACAGGGAGGGGCCCTTGCAGTATACACAGCATTAACCATGGAAAAAACCCTTGGTGGCATCTTGTTGCTGAGTTCATGGTTGCCTATCTACAAGTCTTTTCCTGCG TGCATTAAAGGAAATAGTAAGACACCTATCCTCCAGTGTCATG GAAAATTAGACCCAATTGTCGCGTTTAGGTTCGGGGAAATGACGCGAGATGTTTTGAAGTCTTTTTGTTCAAAGTCTGAATTCAAGAGTTACGCGGATATGGCACACAGCTCTTCACCAGAG GAAATGGCAGATGTAAACAAATGGCTGACAGGCAGAGTTCCCCCAACGAATTAG
- the LOC136912161 gene encoding trichohyalin-like, with translation MFGKQRSSIPTPGSKTGIPSKRTAQTNSPTGRTSQAAGTSSGIPVTSKNNGTKHSTTELPKDPKLLNEMVVNLQKQVQEKDDTLRDLNVKLSRKSEECDSLMEERDTMRSTNSFALQQVTEDQDALQETLKKKDNYILEMEGRYREETRKLKNEIEELTSEHEIEMEMLRKEMEDLKLREERWKKAAELRKESDYDSSDVGSRDHSPEVEALKEKMATIHSNYEDEIAGLKEKLQSQIIKANEATEKAENQEFEFEEKLSEIKSAFESEKQELELAHQVKINSLRRGGLENSAGLDADQKESYENLVQQLEEQVLNLNAQLQEERTQMAQDLLTVKNEFEKHLEEAKCGLESEKENLQRTILELKTEAEEINTKHSKDIEQMEQVLTRKKEEILNNGEEERNFEAIKRKLQEYENEIKELKETLLNERGEFNESRAMLESTISEQEKDFDEKEEKLREELREEYEKKMEKVVSNYEQRLKEAERRHLEDKDLDEEKRSVEELQLEMKAMERTHEREIDGLNENLDSLREENENLKREFDLVVTDLSSELETTKKSEMLSVPTRKTSSVLREQIEIIKANQDEQIRQLGKDIESYKQRVIELESELQRQRGAEETKYTDMDLQTRTVELKYELDVLREESQKKETELEECRKAVSELEKELAQWKISQDQKQMENDICEISVLQEQLDSAMKEKANLVAETEEQRANVGSLRKQLGEVNDTRQRLELENMRYSGQLQMLTEDCHSKEAKTESMQEMINHLEDEKRSLQDTIEKNSQETEIKIEELNKIIEKIEQEKITAIGAEKAKSEEITLGLNDKIEQLLIENETAKIEKNALIREVEEFQAKEDEKHGIISQHKGKIEEMFSTIKSLEDIQRQSEIEKANLQEEIENLRCSQEVAAPLVSMAAVDENFASNPATVNLEYEQQMKGLAEDYEEKIGKLQAELENARGKLASNSKRMESVNVEIKTLSENLEQERFAVKNAQERMLNMQERYNEELKSLKEQLQVEKKKNMTSEDEDVKNELLKTTKTLEADLEIALQANNDLTKEMADLKLQLEKAWRTNETQEREISQLTSEAEELRLKQEQHEGRPSEEHPMARDVHAKTIQVLKADIESARRLNQSQEEEIRGLRQELDDFQQQQIAHEANLTAEHFKTRDQQNKKLELLKADVDAAHLLNKTQEEKIYKLQQELEDSEQSKTTLEDNLTEKQIQLREIEEKHNIEVERKSKEITSLEEKLETAQETNRIQCQELLTIKHDFGELQNTQERYEKNLAGEQIRVDEATARRVRELEEEVKRKTEEMTKLFGVLDTEQKGRERVLLETERRLTQMHQAEQEKINSERTITELRKKNAELRGELIKEKEKFENFVLQSERAQLEEHEEVENLSRSLTESEMDKGILTKEIDSCREELNKVIEKYNKLKEKFGALKQKRKEEKEKFDAIFLTPRSEMGLQTNLLEPEDIIETKEQLSSSMREQVRLEDALEILQRDMYKRTTEIQALKRANDVLRRQNQVLYLETESLRSLGHIEGVDVSKIQKFNEKLLQEKENLEIENRFLKEALSDNEKQDHEAQEKESLSNEMKELEELKETREQLTLENEKLRDENDFLVKQGKRLQSQVDRLEEENERLRNATSVTPRTGNYGQSQALVNEVIQNEAEIQLNMESSPGFHRGEVPSRTVAAQRIDEENQRIREQLRVLQSRLNAKEIELQGISNSQTEEVEDLVNEKEALIAQMKLLKKALEKYEDKGLTETNEAARRDAHTTNESFQPTSLTPSVAEIPFTGFHNANPQKIEFSVDNYLGSAYWEASKFLDRLQQVN, from the exons ATGTTTGGGAAACAAAGATCTTCGATTCCTACTCCCGGGAGTAAAACAGGCATACCATCGAAAAGAACAGCACAAACAAATAGCCCGACTGGTCGCACGAGCCAAGCCGCCGGTACAAGCTCAGGAATTCCTGTAACTTCTAAG AATAATGGTACAAAACATTCAACAACAGAGTTGCCAAAGGATCCTAAACTTTTGAACGAGATGGTGGTGAACCTTCAAAAGCAAGTGCAAGAGAAGGACGATACCCTAAGAGACCTAAATGTCAAACTGTCACGGAAGTCTGAGGAATGTGACAGCCTGATGGAGGAGCGTGACACCATGAGGAGCACAAATTCATTTGCTTTGCAACAG GTAACTGAGGATCAAGATGCTCTTCAAGAAACCctaaagaaaaaagacaattaCATACTGGAAATGGAGGGACGCTACAGAGAAGAGACTAGGAAACTGAAAAACGAGATCGAAGAACTTACCAGTGAACACGAAATCGAGATGGAAATGCTGAGGAAAGAGATGGAGGACTTGAAACTGAGAGAAGAGAGATGGAAGAAAGCTGCTGAGCTGAGAAAAGAGTCCGACTATGATTCCAGTGACGTTGGCTCTCGTGACCACTCGCCTGAGGTCGAGGCTCTCAAAGAGAAAATGGCGACGATTCACAGTAATTATGAAGATGAGATTGCTGGGTTGAAAGAGAAGCTTCAATCGCAGATTATAAAGGCGAACGAGGCAACTGAAAAGGCGGAGAACCAAGAGTTTGAATTTGAGGAAAAACTGAGTGAGATTAAGAGTGCGTTTGAAAGCGAGAAACAAGAACTGGAGTTGGCGCATCAAGTGAAGATCAATTCACTGAGAAGAGGTGGGTTGGAAAACAGTGCCGGGCTGGACGCTGATCAGAAAGAGAGTTACGAAAACTTGGTTCAGCAGTTGGAAGAGCAAGTTTTAAACCTGAATGCTCAACTTCAGGAAGAGAGGACTCAAATGGCCCAAGACCTTCTGACtgtgaaaaatgaatttgaaaaacACCTAGAAGAAGCAAAGTGTGGACTTGAAAGCGAAAAGGAGAATCTCCAGCGGACCATACTGGAACTTAAAACTGAAGCAGAAGAAATAAACACGAAACACTCCAAAGACATCGAACAAATGGAACAAGTGCTTAcaaggaaaaaggaagaaatattGAATAAtggagaagaagaaagaaacttTGAAGCGATAAAAAGGAAGCTCCAGGAATATGAGAATGAAATCAAAGAGTTGAAAGAGACTCTACTGAATGAACGAGGTGAGTTTAATGAATCACGCGCAATGCTGGAAAGTACGATATCAGAGCAGGAGAAAGACTTTGATGAAAAAGAGGAGAAGTTGAGAGAGGAGCTACGAGAAGAATACGAGAAGAAAATGGAGAAAGTTGTGTCAAATTACGAACAACGGTTAAAAGAAGCAGAGAGAAGGCATCTTGAAGATAAAGATCTCGACGAGGAAAAACGTTCAGTCGAAGAACTTCAACTGGAGATGAAGGCGATGGAAAGGACGCATGAAAGAGAAATAGACGGTCTAAATGAGAACTTGGATTCTTTGCGAGAGGAAAACGAGAATCTAAAAAGAGAATTCGACCTCGTTGTTACTGATCTTTCCAGCGAACTGGAAACAACGAAGAAAAGCGAAATGCTGTCGGTGCCAACACGCAAAACATCATCTGTGTTGAGAGAACAGATTGAAATTATCAAAGCAAACCAAGACGAACAGATTCGGCAGCTAGGAAAGGATATAGAATCTTACAAACAAAGGGTGATCGAGCTCGAGAGCGAATTGCAAAGACAGCGAGGTGCTGAAGAGACAAAATACACAGATATGGATTTGCAAACAAGGACTGTTGAACTGAAGTACGAATTGGATGTTCTGAGAGAGGAAAGTCAGAAAAAAGAAACGGAGCTTGAAGAATGCAGGAAGGCTGTTTCAGAGCTTGAAAAGGAATTAGCCCAATGGAAAATTTCCCAAGAtcaaaaacaaatggaaaacGACATTTGTGAAATCTCAGTCCTCCAAGAGCAGCTGGATAgtgcaatgaaagaaaaagcaaatCTTGTGGCTGAAACCGAAGAGCAGAGAGCTAATGTTGGAAGTCTCAGAAAGCAGCTTGGAGAAGTAAACGATACAAGACAAAGACTGGAATTAGAGAACATGAGATACAGCGGACAGCTTCAGATGCTAACAGAAGATTGCCATAGTAAAGAAGCAAAAACTGAAAGTATGCAAGAAATGATCAACCATCTAGAAGATGAGAAACGAAGTCTGCAAGACacaattgaaaagaattctcaAGAGACAGAAATCAAGATCGAAGAATTAAACAAAATCATCgagaaaattgaacaagaaaagATCACCGCTATAGGTGCTGAAAAGGCAAAATCTGAAGAGATTACATTAGGATTGaatgacaaaattgaacaactTTTGATTGAAAACGAGACAGCGAAGATAGAAAAGAATGCTTTGATAAGAGAGGTCGAGGAATTTCAGGCAAAGGAAGATGAGAAACATGGTATAATATCGCAGCATAAAGGAAAGATTGAAGAAATGTTTTCGACAATCAAAAGTCTCGAAGATATTCAAAGGCAGTCTGAGATCGAAAAAGCAAATCTCCAAGAGGAAATAGAGAACCTTCGCTGCTCGCAGGAGGTGGCCGCGCCACTCGTTTCTATGGCAGCAGTTGACGAGAATTTCGCGTCGAATCCAGCAACAGTAAATTTGGAGTACGAACAACAGATGAAAGGTCTTGCGGAAGATTACGAAGAGAAAATTGGAAAATTGCAGGCGGAGCTTGAGAACGCCAGGGGTAAATTGGCCTCGAACAGCAAACGAATGGAGTCAGTTAACGTTGAAATTAAAACTCTAAGCGAAAATCTCGAGCAAGAAAGATTTGCTGTCAAAAATGCGCAAGAGAGGATGTTGAACATGCAAGAAAGATATAACGAGGAGCTGAAGAGCTTGAAGGAGCAGCTGCAAgttgagaagaagaagaacatgACTTCTGAAGACGAAGATGTGAAGAACGAGCTTTTAAAGACAACCAAGACTCTTGAAGCAGATCTAGAAATCGCGCTGCAAGCAAACAACGACTTAACGAAGGAGATGGCCGATCTGAAATTGCAACTTGAGAAAGCTTGGCGTACAAATGAAACGCAGGAAAGAGAAATTTCCCAGCTTACCAGCGAGGCGGAGGAGTTGCGGCTGAAACAAGAGCAACATGAGGGAAGACCCAGCGAAGAGCATCCTATGGCGAGAGACGTTCATGCTAAGACAATCCAGGTTCTTAAGGCTGACATAGAGTCTGCGAGGAGActgaaccaatcacaagaggaaGAAATTAGGGGATTGAGGCAGGAGCTGGATGATTTTCAACAGCAACAAATTGCACACGAGGCCAATTTGACTGCCGAGCACTTTAAAACAAGGGACCAACAGAATAAGAAACTTGAACTTCTCAAAGCTGATGTAGACGCAGCTCATCTGCTGAACAAAACGCAAGAAGAGAAAATTTACAAATTGCAGCAGGAGCTTGAAGACTCtgagcaaagcaaaacaacgcTTGAAGACAATCTCACGGAAAAGCAAATTCAGCTCAGAGAAATTGAGGAAAAACATAACAtagaagttgaaagaaaatcgAAAGAAATCACATCTCTAGAAGAAAAGTTGGAAACGGCCCAAGAAACGAATAGAATTCAGTGTCAGGAATTGTTGACGATTAAACACGACTTTGGCGAGCTTCAAAACACACAAGAACGTTACGAGAAAAATCTTGCTGGTGAGCAAATAAGGGTTGACGAAGCTACGGCAAGGAGGGTTAGAGAATTGGAGGAGGAAGTAAAGcgaaaaacagaagaaatgacAAAGTTGTTTGGAGTTCTCGATACTGAGCAGAAAGGACGAGAAAGGGTTTTACTTGAAACCGAAAGACGACTAACCCAAATGCATCAGGCTGAACAAGAGAAGATCAACTCAGAACGAACCATCACTGagcttagaaaaaaaaatgctgagcTCAGAGGTGAACTTATTAAAGAAAAGGAGAAATTCGAGAATTTTGTTTTGCAGAGCGAGAGGGCGCAATTGGAGGAACACGAGGAAGTGGAAAACCTTAGCAGGTCTTTAACAGAATCGGAGATGGATAAAGGAATACTAACTAAGGAAATAGACTCTTGCAGGGAAGAGTTGAACAAGGTGATTGAAAAATATAACAAACTAAAGGAGAAATTTGGGGCTTTAAAGCAAAAACGCAAAGAGGAAAAGGAGAAATTTGATGCAATTTTTCTTACGCCAAGATCTGAAATGGGACTTCAGACAAATCTGCTGGAACCCGAAGACATTATTGAAACAAAGGAGCAACTTTCTTCGTCGATGAGAGAGCAGGTAAGATTGGAGGACGCGCTGGAGATTCTACAACGCGACATGTACAAAAGAACCACAGAAATTCAAGCTTTGAAGAGAGCCAACGACGTGTTAAGGAGACAAAACCAAGTTCTCTATCTTGAAACAGAGAGCTTGCGAAGTTTAGGTCACATTGAAGGGGTGGACGTCAGCAAGATTCAAAAGTTCAATGAGAAGCTTttacaagaaaaggaaaatctGGAGATTGAAAATAGATTTCTGAAAGAAGCCTTGAGCGACAACGAAAAACAAGATCACGAAGCTCAAGAGAAAGAAAGCTTATCGAACGAGATGAAGGAGTTAGAAGAGTTAAAAGAGACACGTGAACAATTAACACTCGAAAACGAAAAATTAAGAGACGAAAACGACTTTTTGGTGAAACAAGGTAAAAGATTGCAATCACAAGTTGACCGACTGGAGGAGGAAAATGAAAGGCTGAGAAATGCAACGTCGGTCACACCGAGGACTGGGAACTATGGGCAATCCCAGGCTCTTGTGAACGAAGTAATCCAGAACGAGGCTGAGATCCAGCTCAACATGGAATCGTCGCCAGGGTTTCACCGTGGTGAAGTCCCAAGTAGGACGGTTGCAGCTCAACGGATCGATGAGGAAAATCAAAGAATAAGAGAACAGCTACGTGTTTTACAATCGCGTCTAAATGCGAAAGAAATCGAATTGCAAGGAATAAGCAATTCACAAACGGAGGAAGTAGAGGATTTAGTGAACGAGAAAGAAGCATTGATAGCCCAAATGAAATTATTAAAGAAAGCACTGGAAAAATATGAAGACAAAGGCTTGACAGAAACAAACGAAGCCGCTCGTAGAGATGCTCACACTACAAACGAAAGCTTTCAGCCCACGTCATTAACGCCATCAGTAGCTGAAATACCATTCACAGGATTTCACAACGCTAATCCccagaaaattgaattttctgTCGATAACTACCTAGGTTCAGCCTACTGGGAGGCATCGAAGTTCCTCGACAGATTACAGCAAGTGAATTAA